One Synechococcus sp. MU1617 genomic window, ACGCCAACAGGCAGGCATTGGCGCCAATGGACTGCTGTTGAAAGGCCATCGCCACCGAACGCTCGGCATCACGGGTCTGCACGGTGGCCAGCGCCTGACGACTGCGCTGACGCGTGTGCATGGCGAGGGTCTGCAACGACAAGCTGCTGAGCAGAAGCAGCGCCGAGGCGGTGAGCGCCAAGGGCAGGGCAAAACCCTGCTGATGTGGATCAGGCAATCGCATCCAAGCTCGACAAACGTTGGATGAAGCATTCCCCGCTGGTGTGCCGACTTAGCCTGAAGTGATTGCACCCAGCCCGTGAGCCCGGAGCCGAGCCGGCTGCTGATCGTCGATGACGACCCGGAACTGCTGCGGTTCCTCATGGAGGAACTCAGCGGCGCCGGCCACCACTGCACCGGCTGCGACAACGGTCAGGACGCACTGCTGCATTGGCGGCAAGAACAGTTCGATCTGGTGGTGCTCGACTGGACGCTACCGGACTTCTCTGGTGTGGAGCTGTGCCGCCGCCTGCGCAGCAGCGGCAACACCACCCCGGTGTTGATGCTCACCGCCCGCGACGATGTGGACGAACGGGTTCAGGCTCTCGACGCAGGCGTGGACGACTACCTGACCAAGCCGTTCAACCTCAAGGAACTGCACGCCCGGGTGCGAGCCCGGCTGCGTCGCGGCGGCTATGAACAAGACGCGCGCGGCGAAGCCAGCGGCATTGCACTCGGTGATCTGCTGCTGGATCCGATCGAACGCTGTGTGCAAAGGGGAGAGCGCGGCATTGCGCTCTCGCAGCGGGAGTTTGAACTACTGCTGTTCCTAGTGCGCAATGCCGACGAAGTGCAGTCGCGCCAAACGATTCTCGATGCCGTGTGGGGTATGCCATTTGTTGGCGACCCCAACACCCTCGATGTCTACATGGGCTACCTGCGCAAGAAGGTAGAAGCCAAAGGAGAGCCACAACTGCTGCACACGGTGCGGGGTGTGGGCTTCATGGCGCGGGTGGGGGAGCCAAAATCTTGAAGCGCAATTGCAGGTCGGCTCCACCCTCCGGGGCATCACCGATCAGCAGCTCGCCTTGCATCGCTTGCATCAGCAGCTTGACGATGGCCAGACCGATGCCGCTGCCTCGGGTGCCGATCGAGGTGCTACCGCGCACAAACCGTTCAAGAACTTGAGCTCTTTCCCCCTCGGGGATGCCGGGGCCTTGATCGCGCACATGCAGAGTCACAACGTCAGATGAGGCCGACACAGCCAGCTGCACCATGCCTACGGAGTAACCCAAGGCATTGTCGACAAGAGCCGCGAGACACTGCTGCAGCCGTTCGACATCGGCCGTAATGCGCGGCATCTCACCTTCAAACGGCGGTGCCAAACGCAGCCGAGCCGGGGCCAAAGATTGCAGCCGCTCGTAGGCATCCAGCACCACAAGCTCAGGATCCAGGGGTTCCAACTCAAGGGTGAGTCGGCCGGCATCACTGCGGGCTAGATCGAACATCACGCTGAGCAACTCCCCGAGGCGCTCCGCTTCTGCAGCAATCAAAGCCAGCTTGGCTTGACTCGCCTCAGGCAGCTCAGCTTGCAGGCTCTGGGCATGGCCGGAAATCACGGTGATCGGAGTGCGCAATTCATGGGCGACGCCATCCACAAAGCGCCGTTCCCGCTGCCATGCCTCCGCCAGGCGTGATTGCAACTGGTTGAAGGCCTCGACGATCGGCTGCAGTTCCTGCGACTGTCCGACTTGATCCAGAGTCCGCTGGCCAAGGGAATCGGCACCGAGGGAGGAAAGCTCATCGGCGAGCGACTGCAATGGCATGATCAGGCCACGCCAGAGCACCAGTCGGAACAGCAACGACACCAGCAAAAGCGACATCCCCGCTGCGGCAATCAGCAACAATTGATCCCGTCGTTGGCTCTGAACCGATGCGGTGATGTTCTGCCGTACCTCCATCAGCGCATTGCTGGAAGCCAGAGAAGGCAGCGTGCTTCTGCTGATCAGCCAATAGGCCCCGTCGATCCGGCGCAACGTTGGTGATTCATCCCGTGAATCAGCAGGCACCAGTGCAACTTGGACCCCAAAACCCTGGGGCAGTGGCAACGAGAGCTCACCAGCGCTGAGGCCATTGCGGATCTGATTCACCAGCCGCTGATGCCGCTCCGACCGTTCCGCATCTGCCAGCGCTGAACCAAAAGCGAACAAAGCGGTGTAGCCCGCCACCACCGCCAACAAGGAAGTGGATTGCAACCAGACCCGTAGAGACGGAAGAGAGCGCAGCGCCACGAATCTGAGAGAAAAACTAAGAGCGTTCTTAGGGAAGCTTTAGCCAGGGCTTCTTTGCGTGCCAACGGAACGCGTCATGGTTGTCATGTCGGCACCACAGGTGCACATCAACAATCAACACCTTTAACAATGACTTCCCTCAATTCCAAGCTTCAGCTGGCACTGCTCAACCGCAAAAAAGGTCGCAATCTGGTCGAGAAGGGCTTCACGCTCGTGGAGCTGATGATCGTGATTGTGATTGTTGGCATTCTTTCCGCAGTTGCGCTTCCAAACTTTCTAAGCCAAACGGATAAAGCCAAAGCAACTGAAGCAAAAAGCGTATCAAGTGCATATCTCAAACAAATCTATGCGGCATACCAGGAAGGCGGCTTATCAGCAGCAGGAGCCGCTATAGGAACTGGGAGCATCCCGTGCCCAGCAGAAACTAGATATTTCACATTTAACTGCCCAGATCCAGAGAACGCACAAACCAATCAGATTGTCGCCACGGGCAATTCAACAAGCGGGAGTCTCTTGGGATCAACCATCACATCATCGGTATATTTAACTGCCCAAGCGGCCGTAGCAGAAGTACCAAGTTCTACCGACCCTGTGACCGGCGCCGTAACCCCCGGACAACCAGCAATTCCGGCATTATCAAGTGGAACTATTGTGATCGGCAATCCAGTAGCGAGTGGAGGCTAGTCAAGCAAACTAACAAAGCCCTCTTTCGTAGACACTTAGCGAGAGGGGGCAAAAGCCAGGCCGACCAAAATGAAACAACCTCACAAAGGCTTTAAACGATTAGCCATCAGGCAATTCGAATCCACCCAGCTCAAGCATGACACTCTTGGCTTCACACTTAGCGAGTGCATGATGACAGTGGCAATCGCAGGGATACTTTCAAGCATTGCGCTCCCAAACTACCTCAACCAAGTTAATCGAACACGACAAAATGAAGTAGCTTCGACGGTTGCTCAAATCCAAACAACGATCGCTTCCTACGCCGATGAGTTTGGTCTGCTTCCAGAAAGCTGGGCCGATTTAAATGAGACGGCAGCAATCATGACGAACTCAGGCCCTGCAGATAAAAACAACTTTTCAGACATTACTTTACCAAACGAGTACTACACAATAAGAATTAATAATGCGAACAATAAATTCACCATCACTGCATTACGAATCGACGAACAAGATCTTTATGTCATTGGATGCCTGGATCTGACCAATGGCGCCAGTACCATCATCAAAGGCCCAAAAGAGAAAGAACCTGAAGAACCCTCAAATGAGCCTAAAGCAGTCATGAATGACTTTTGCCCTCATCCGTCAACCGCAAATGAACCTAATGTTGGGACCACCTAAAAGATCAAACCATCAGCGATCAGGCAAGTTTCCCAAGCAGGAGCAGGGGCTTTCGATGTTGATTGCCTTAATGATGGGGATGGTGCTGATGGCCGGCGTCACGGGATTACTGCTTCGGCAACTGATGGGCCGCAAGCTGGGCGCCGCTGAGAGTTATC contains:
- a CDS encoding response regulator transcription factor, which gives rise to MSPEPSRLLIVDDDPELLRFLMEELSGAGHHCTGCDNGQDALLHWRQEQFDLVVLDWTLPDFSGVELCRRLRSSGNTTPVLMLTARDDVDERVQALDAGVDDYLTKPFNLKELHARVRARLRRGGYEQDARGEASGIALGDLLLDPIERCVQRGERGIALSQREFELLLFLVRNADEVQSRQTILDAVWGMPFVGDPNTLDVYMGYLRKKVEAKGEPQLLHTVRGVGFMARVGEPKS
- a CDS encoding HAMP domain-containing sensor histidine kinase — protein: MALRSLPSLRVWLQSTSLLAVVAGYTALFAFGSALADAERSERHQRLVNQIRNGLSAGELSLPLPQGFGVQVALVPADSRDESPTLRRIDGAYWLISRSTLPSLASSNALMEVRQNITASVQSQRRDQLLLIAAAGMSLLLVSLLFRLVLWRGLIMPLQSLADELSSLGADSLGQRTLDQVGQSQELQPIVEAFNQLQSRLAEAWQRERRFVDGVAHELRTPITVISGHAQSLQAELPEASQAKLALIAAEAERLGELLSVMFDLARSDAGRLTLELEPLDPELVVLDAYERLQSLAPARLRLAPPFEGEMPRITADVERLQQCLAALVDNALGYSVGMVQLAVSASSDVVTLHVRDQGPGIPEGERAQVLERFVRGSTSIGTRGSGIGLAIVKLLMQAMQGELLIGDAPEGGADLQLRFKILAPPPAP
- a CDS encoding type IV pilin protein encodes the protein MTSLNSKLQLALLNRKKGRNLVEKGFTLVELMIVIVIVGILSAVALPNFLSQTDKAKATEAKSVSSAYLKQIYAAYQEGGLSAAGAAIGTGSIPCPAETRYFTFNCPDPENAQTNQIVATGNSTSGSLLGSTITSSVYLTAQAAVAEVPSSTDPVTGAVTPGQPAIPALSSGTIVIGNPVASGG
- a CDS encoding type IV pilin protein, which translates into the protein MKQPHKGFKRLAIRQFESTQLKHDTLGFTLSECMMTVAIAGILSSIALPNYLNQVNRTRQNEVASTVAQIQTTIASYADEFGLLPESWADLNETAAIMTNSGPADKNNFSDITLPNEYYTIRINNANNKFTITALRIDEQDLYVIGCLDLTNGASTIIKGPKEKEPEEPSNEPKAVMNDFCPHPSTANEPNVGTT